The following proteins are encoded in a genomic region of Gimesia algae:
- a CDS encoding YihY/virulence factor BrkB family protein, with product MTEREQIQLGKIGFRAMWKFGGLTPWDLIIRTLKGYEKHHLSAHSAQFAYYSIFTFFPLLIVIIGCLAQLPIRGVILSVENAINQGLPSNVSSMLFAQIEDIQNKTTLSLIGGGVFLLAWGGVRLFITMETGLDSVFEVEHRRSFLRSGGLALLLTFGVLILLLTASILLVVGPEIASLLIANFQSTWLHLLFSAGVRWSVACGFMLISTSVIYWAVPSITLPWKIFTPGSMFVVISWVLMLLGFRLYVENFAHYNETYGTIGGFIVLLAWLYLTGAILMIGGEINGVIYQAAKLKSEETP from the coding sequence ATGACAGAACGGGAACAGATACAGCTGGGAAAAATTGGGTTCCGTGCCATGTGGAAATTTGGAGGACTGACTCCCTGGGACTTAATTATTCGAACGCTGAAAGGTTACGAAAAGCACCACCTCAGCGCCCATAGCGCGCAGTTTGCCTACTACTCCATCTTCACTTTCTTTCCTCTGCTGATCGTTATCATTGGCTGCCTGGCACAACTGCCGATTCGGGGCGTCATCCTAAGTGTGGAAAACGCCATCAATCAGGGATTACCCAGCAATGTCTCCAGTATGCTGTTTGCTCAGATAGAAGATATTCAGAATAAAACCACGCTCAGCCTGATTGGGGGGGGCGTGTTTCTGCTTGCCTGGGGAGGGGTTCGTTTGTTTATTACAATGGAAACGGGCCTGGACTCTGTATTTGAAGTTGAACATCGTAGATCATTTCTGCGCTCAGGTGGATTGGCACTGCTGCTGACATTTGGCGTATTGATTCTGCTGCTCACCGCATCCATTCTTCTGGTGGTGGGGCCTGAAATTGCCAGTCTGTTGATAGCAAATTTTCAATCTACCTGGCTGCATCTGTTATTTTCTGCGGGTGTTCGCTGGTCGGTGGCCTGCGGTTTCATGCTGATTTCCACTTCTGTGATCTATTGGGCCGTTCCCAGTATTACATTGCCTTGGAAGATCTTTACTCCCGGCAGCATGTTTGTCGTCATCAGTTGGGTCCTGATGCTGCTGGGTTTTCGCCTCTATGTCGAAAATTTTGCCCACTACAACGAAACCTATGGAACAATCGGGGGATTCATTGTGCTGCTGGCATGGCTCTATCTGACAGGAGCGATTCTGATGATCGGAGGCGAAATCAACGGTGTCATCTACCAGGCAGCGAAACTGAAATCGGAAGAAACTCCTTAA
- a CDS encoding DUF1501 domain-containing protein: MFRVEFGKSGKYCDGISRRHFLQAGIAGMGSASLSQILHAKSLSEQSGIEKKDTSVILLWLDGGPSHMDLYDLKPEAPSEYKGIWNPIHTNVPGMDITEMFPLQAKCADKFSLIRSLHHNTGDHFTGGHWMLTGRGGVSGGSTPGRNPSISSMATKVLGPRNPSMPAYVSVPYASSIGLRPGYFGGNFLGVQHDPFETESDPNSPNFQVKNLNPTTGLSIDRLKDRKSLLKSFDQLRREVDQSGMLNSMDRLDQKAYEMVTGEKARQAFDLNTEDNELREKYGRHTWGQSVLLARRLVEAGTTFVTVHFGGWDHHWNLQSGMDSYLPRVDQAVSALFEDLAQRGLSEKVLVVLCGEFSRTPRMNNGGNGGPPLSMGTPGRDHWGNSMTCLMGGGGVKGGRIIGATNRLGEAPADRPVRPGHIHHTIYRVLGMDPETWFTDHSGRPIAAIDHGEVIHELF, translated from the coding sequence ATGTTCCGCGTTGAATTTGGTAAATCAGGGAAGTACTGTGATGGCATCAGTAGACGCCATTTTCTGCAAGCGGGAATCGCCGGGATGGGGTCGGCCAGCCTCTCACAAATTCTGCATGCAAAATCGCTGTCTGAACAGTCAGGAATCGAAAAGAAAGACACTTCGGTCATACTGCTCTGGCTGGACGGCGGGCCCAGTCACATGGATCTCTATGACCTGAAGCCCGAGGCCCCCAGTGAATATAAGGGGATCTGGAATCCCATCCACACAAATGTACCGGGCATGGATATTACCGAAATGTTCCCGCTGCAGGCAAAATGTGCTGACAAATTTTCGCTGATCCGCTCATTGCATCATAATACCGGCGATCACTTTACTGGAGGCCACTGGATGCTCACCGGTCGCGGTGGTGTGAGTGGCGGCAGCACACCTGGACGAAATCCTTCGATCTCTTCCATGGCGACCAAAGTTCTGGGACCGCGTAATCCCAGTATGCCTGCTTATGTTTCCGTCCCTTATGCATCCAGCATCGGCTTACGGCCTGGTTATTTTGGCGGAAACTTTCTGGGCGTTCAACATGATCCGTTTGAAACCGAATCGGATCCCAACAGCCCGAATTTTCAAGTCAAGAACCTGAATCCAACAACGGGGCTGTCGATTGATCGTCTGAAGGATCGCAAGAGTCTTTTGAAAAGCTTCGACCAGTTACGTCGCGAAGTGGATCAGTCCGGCATGCTCAATTCCATGGATCGACTGGATCAGAAGGCCTACGAAATGGTCACCGGCGAAAAGGCCCGGCAGGCATTCGATCTGAACACAGAAGATAATGAGCTACGTGAAAAATATGGCCGACACACCTGGGGACAAAGTGTACTCCTCGCTCGCCGTCTAGTCGAAGCGGGAACCACATTCGTCACTGTGCACTTTGGTGGCTGGGATCACCACTGGAATCTGCAGAGTGGCATGGACAGTTATCTCCCGCGCGTCGATCAGGCAGTGAGTGCCCTGTTTGAAGACCTGGCCCAGCGCGGATTGAGTGAGAAAGTGCTCGTCGTGCTCTGTGGCGAGTTCAGCCGAACTCCGCGCATGAATAATGGCGGTAACGGCGGTCCTCCCCTTAGCATGGGAACCCCGGGCCGCGATCACTGGGGGAACTCGATGACCTGCCTGATGGGCGGCGGAGGCGTCAAAGGCGGACGCATCATTGGTGCCACAAACCGACTGGGCGAAGCTCCTGCCGACCGACCGGTACGCCCCGGGCATATTCACCACACAATTTATCGCGTCCTGGGTATGGATCCAGAAACCTGGTTTACCGATCATTCCGGTAGACCAATTGCCGCCATTGACCATGGTGAAGTCATTCACGAACTTTTTTAA
- a CDS encoding SelL-related redox protein: MNSDPFREALSRYPSSQGQTLTELSDVTPVLVVFLRHGGCPFCRQVLDQLKSLSAQLAERHLQLAIVHMMDDKEAIKLLSHYSLQNVSSFSDPERKLYELFQVKRGSLAETVGPAVWWSGFKTTVLSGYLPGIPGKDVQQLGAAVILDQGNVVASYFSQNSADLPDWDQLLSCELPRE; the protein is encoded by the coding sequence ATGAACTCCGACCCGTTCCGGGAGGCCCTTTCCCGCTATCCTTCCAGTCAGGGACAAACGCTGACAGAACTGTCTGATGTAACTCCGGTACTGGTTGTGTTTCTGAGACACGGCGGCTGCCCGTTTTGTCGTCAGGTACTCGATCAACTGAAATCACTCTCTGCTCAACTGGCGGAACGCCATCTGCAACTGGCCATCGTGCATATGATGGATGACAAAGAGGCAATCAAATTATTGTCCCACTATTCGTTACAGAACGTTTCCAGTTTCAGCGACCCGGAACGCAAACTCTATGAACTCTTTCAGGTCAAACGAGGCAGCCTGGCCGAGACCGTGGGCCCTGCTGTCTGGTGGTCCGGCTTCAAAACGACAGTTCTCTCTGGTTATCTCCCCGGGATTCCAGGCAAGGACGTTCAACAACTGGGTGCCGCCGTGATTCTTGATCAAGGCAATGTCGTCGCCAGTTACTTCTCACAAAATTCAGCGGACCTGCCCGACTGGGATCAACTCCTGTCCTGCGAGCTTCCCCGGGAATAA
- a CDS encoding NAD-dependent epimerase/dehydratase family protein, whose amino-acid sequence MTTDFPETINQVEQLDELLSRPTPQVIQALQQTTGDIILLGIAGKMGPTLARMILRGDEAAGISRRVIGVSRFSDEASRQPLEDLGIETIKGDLLDSDFISSLPDVPNVIYMAGMKFGATGNESLTWAMNTYLPALVCNKYLNSRITAFSTGNIYGLVPATGQGSVETDKPNPVGEYAMSCLGRERMFEHFSRTLNIPMTIIRLNYATECRYGVLVDLALQVYHEQTIDLSMGYVNVIWQGDANAMTLCSMPDTASPPAYLNVSGPQLLEVRDICEQFGKRFNKQLQFTGTAAADALLNNGQFGHKRYGAPLVNVDKIFDWTADWIQNERPLLGKPTHFESRSGKF is encoded by the coding sequence ATGACTACCGATTTTCCAGAGACGATCAATCAGGTCGAACAACTCGACGAACTGTTAAGCCGCCCCACTCCCCAGGTGATTCAGGCGCTCCAGCAGACAACCGGCGATATCATTCTGCTGGGTATTGCCGGCAAAATGGGACCGACATTAGCCCGCATGATTCTACGCGGCGATGAAGCTGCCGGTATCAGCCGGCGCGTGATTGGTGTCAGCCGCTTTTCCGATGAAGCCAGCAGGCAACCTCTCGAAGACCTGGGAATTGAGACCATCAAAGGTGATCTGCTCGATTCCGACTTCATCAGCAGTTTGCCTGATGTCCCCAATGTGATCTACATGGCAGGGATGAAATTTGGCGCTACAGGAAACGAGTCGCTCACCTGGGCAATGAATACTTATCTACCTGCACTTGTCTGCAACAAATATTTAAACAGCCGCATCACCGCATTCTCGACCGGTAATATTTACGGTCTCGTCCCGGCAACCGGTCAGGGCTCGGTGGAAACTGATAAACCCAATCCTGTGGGCGAATATGCAATGAGCTGCCTGGGGCGCGAACGGATGTTCGAACACTTCAGCCGCACCCTGAACATACCGATGACCATCATCCGTCTCAACTATGCGACGGAATGCCGATATGGCGTACTCGTCGATCTGGCCTTGCAGGTCTATCACGAGCAGACCATTGACCTCTCTATGGGTTACGTGAATGTCATCTGGCAGGGGGACGCGAATGCGATGACACTTTGCTCGATGCCCGACACTGCTTCCCCGCCAGCCTATCTGAATGTCTCAGGACCTCAGCTACTCGAAGTCCGTGACATCTGCGAACAGTTTGGCAAACGGTTCAATAAACAGCTGCAATTCACGGGAACAGCGGCCGCTGATGCTTTACTCAATAACGGACAATTCGGTCACAAACGATACGGTGCCCCCCTGGTAAATGTGGACAAGATCTTCGACTGGACTGCTGACTGGATTCAAAACGAACGTCCTCTGCTGGGTAAACCCACACACTTTGAATCGCGCAGTGGCAAGTTTTAA
- a CDS encoding dihydrodipicolinate synthase family protein: MNSSQITKILQQGTAIPAHPLALTASRKLDERRQRALSRYYIASGVGGLAVGVHTTQFEIRDPGIDLFQPVLELAAEEMNRADNQNEKPLLRVAGICGDTKQATSEAAIAREAGYHFGLLSLSALKDADEYKLIQHCQAVSEVIPVFGFYLQPDVGGRLLPYSFWRRLCEIENVAAIKMAPFNRYHTLDVIRAVAESGRGDIALYTGNDDNIVLDLVTPFRFNSDKKQLERRIAGGLLGHWAVWTSKAVELLKECQQVASAHSDIPLSILHRNTEVTDCNAVLFDVANHFQGCIPGIHEILRRQGLLEGTWCLNPNETLGLGQLEEIDRIYAAYPHLNDDEFVAANRDDWLSG, from the coding sequence GTGAACTCTTCACAAATCACAAAAATCCTGCAGCAGGGAACAGCTATCCCCGCCCACCCGCTGGCATTGACCGCATCACGAAAACTGGATGAACGACGACAGCGAGCACTCTCGCGGTATTATATCGCCAGTGGTGTCGGCGGCCTGGCAGTCGGCGTACATACGACGCAATTTGAAATTCGCGATCCCGGTATTGACCTGTTTCAACCGGTACTGGAACTGGCGGCTGAAGAAATGAACCGCGCCGACAACCAGAATGAAAAACCACTGCTGCGAGTCGCCGGGATTTGTGGTGACACGAAACAGGCCACCAGCGAAGCGGCCATCGCACGCGAAGCTGGTTATCATTTCGGGCTGCTCAGTCTGTCTGCTTTAAAAGACGCCGACGAATACAAGTTAATTCAACATTGTCAGGCCGTTTCAGAAGTGATCCCCGTATTCGGCTTCTACCTGCAACCCGATGTAGGCGGACGCCTGTTGCCTTATTCCTTCTGGCGTCGCTTATGTGAAATCGAAAATGTCGCTGCGATCAAGATGGCCCCCTTTAATCGCTATCACACACTGGATGTCATCCGGGCGGTCGCTGAATCGGGGCGTGGTGATATCGCCTTATATACAGGCAATGATGACAACATCGTGCTCGACCTGGTCACTCCTTTTCGCTTCAACTCTGATAAAAAGCAGCTCGAACGTCGAATCGCAGGAGGGCTGCTCGGCCACTGGGCTGTCTGGACCAGCAAAGCCGTAGAACTTCTCAAAGAATGCCAGCAGGTCGCATCAGCGCACTCGGATATCCCTCTTTCCATCCTGCATCGGAATACTGAAGTCACTGACTGCAATGCCGTGCTGTTTGATGTCGCCAATCACTTCCAGGGTTGTATCCCCGGCATCCACGAAATATTGCGTCGTCAGGGCCTGCTGGAAGGAACCTGGTGCCTGAATCCCAATGAAACTCTCGGTCTTGGTCAGTTGGAAGAGATTGACCGTATTTATGCTGCTTACCCACATCTGAATGATGATGAGTTTGTCGCAGCAAATCGGGACGACTGGCTCAGCGGCTGA
- a CDS encoding FG-GAP repeat domain-containing protein: MKRVNQFLVLSAFTVLTVFTLVAQAAEFQKKILTDKYFADGIASGDFNHDGQRDIVAGPYWYAGPAFEKKQSFYEPVSWPPADSPSNCMLVFVYDFNSDGWDDILVLGRVHLHKAFWYENPQTVNGEWKKHFVFERVQGESPLLVDVTSDEKPELICHWENQWGWLAPDWSAPDKPWHFHAIGPHGEWNRFYHGTGAGDLNGDEATDIVINDGWFENPAQRAVDWKFHPFLFAKEKGGAQMLVYDVDGDGDNDVISSIDAHGWGLAWFEQQQKDAKITFKQHTIMGDRSELKQYGAAFTQPHALALADIDGDGLQDVVTGKRRWAHGPNRDIEPAEAPVVYWFQLQRNENDKVQYIPHLVDDWSGIGVQIEASDVNQDGRIDILTASKLGTFLFQNREK, from the coding sequence ATGAAACGAGTCAATCAGTTTCTTGTATTGAGTGCTTTTACTGTTCTGACTGTCTTTACTTTGGTGGCGCAAGCCGCTGAGTTTCAGAAAAAAATTCTGACTGATAAATACTTCGCGGATGGTATCGCCAGCGGTGATTTCAATCATGATGGACAGCGCGATATTGTTGCCGGCCCTTACTGGTATGCAGGGCCCGCTTTCGAGAAAAAGCAAAGTTTTTACGAGCCAGTATCCTGGCCACCCGCTGATAGTCCCAGTAACTGCATGCTGGTGTTTGTGTACGATTTCAATTCGGACGGCTGGGATGACATTCTGGTGCTGGGACGCGTACATCTTCACAAAGCGTTCTGGTATGAAAATCCTCAAACGGTAAACGGGGAATGGAAAAAGCATTTCGTCTTCGAACGCGTTCAGGGCGAGTCACCGCTCCTGGTCGATGTGACCAGTGATGAAAAGCCGGAACTGATCTGTCACTGGGAGAACCAATGGGGCTGGTTAGCACCGGATTGGAGTGCGCCGGACAAGCCCTGGCATTTTCATGCTATCGGACCACATGGAGAATGGAATCGCTTCTATCATGGAACGGGAGCGGGTGACCTGAATGGAGATGAAGCGACAGACATTGTGATCAATGATGGCTGGTTTGAAAATCCGGCGCAGCGAGCAGTAGACTGGAAGTTTCATCCTTTTCTGTTTGCAAAAGAGAAGGGCGGAGCACAGATGCTGGTTTACGATGTAGACGGCGATGGTGACAACGATGTGATCTCCAGCATCGATGCGCACGGCTGGGGACTCGCCTGGTTTGAACAACAGCAGAAGGATGCGAAGATCACTTTTAAACAGCATACAATAATGGGTGATCGCAGCGAATTGAAGCAGTATGGTGCTGCATTCACTCAACCACATGCTCTCGCTCTGGCTGACATTGACGGCGATGGTCTGCAGGATGTCGTGACCGGTAAACGACGTTGGGCACATGGTCCGAACAGAGATATTGAGCCCGCAGAAGCACCTGTGGTTTACTGGTTTCAACTGCAACGCAACGAGAATGATAAAGTCCAATATATTCCCCATCTGGTCGATGACTGGTCAGGAATCGGGGTGCAGATCGAAGCCTCCGATGTTAACCAGGATGGGAGAATCGATATTCTCACCGCCTCCAAGCTGGGGACATTTCTCTTTCAGAATAGAGAGAAATAA
- a CDS encoding GlsB/YeaQ/YmgE family stress response membrane protein has product MFDENTSQILQEAVNEMLVWVGFGTLVGLAAKAIMPGKDPGGAVSTLLMGIGGSVVGCGTLMFFWDGARVTPISTFGFIAATGGAFVLLFFYRLLSGSFFSEAEDGERWLHRRRRRRRARGLADETY; this is encoded by the coding sequence ATGTTTGATGAAAACACCAGCCAAATCCTCCAGGAAGCCGTTAACGAGATGTTAGTCTGGGTAGGTTTCGGAACCTTGGTCGGCCTGGCCGCCAAAGCCATCATGCCTGGAAAAGATCCGGGGGGCGCAGTGAGCACCCTGTTGATGGGCATCGGAGGCAGCGTGGTCGGGTGTGGTACTTTGATGTTTTTCTGGGATGGTGCCCGGGTGACTCCGATCAGCACGTTTGGTTTTATTGCGGCGACAGGTGGCGCATTTGTGCTCTTGTTTTTCTATCGACTGCTCTCCGGTTCCTTTTTCTCTGAAGCCGAAGATGGCGAACGCTGGCTGCACCGTCGTCGCCGACGTCGTCGTGCTCGCGGACTGGCTGACGAAACTTATTAA
- a CDS encoding PAS domain-containing sensor histidine kinase, which yields MDTPTDQQISQTSTHFDSSPAAHSETHKGRKQEPFKHGQSEKQLRRSSQHTQNILDSLFVFVGIFSNEGILLEIKHPPLERDHLNTSEMIGKPFWDTDWWSHSSEALQTLKQALLRSAQGEVIRFDTKVRLSKTRMMDLDFTFEPLYDDEGQLCQIIGSAVDITDRMLAEKTVIRKRAQVEALLQVNPDLLFHMSIDGTIVGVESGKLKNFLLPTDTLHQMQMRELFPEAVVSQFELAIDQVIQTQNAAAFEYTLQSELRTHWFQVRLLPYLPEEVLVVIQDISRLKESKIEVNRVHTRLYEAQRLAHFGSWEWDPQNNNLWWSEEVFRILDLTETELQPDYHSFLQIIHEEDRELVSRVIINTLKNNLPFSIEHRIIRPNGEIRYVHQQAALKMLPEHTTPLMYGTIQDITKKYATHRMAHEYRDELAHVSRLSVMGELAAGLSHELNQPLTAIANYSAAIKNLLERGEDASEVIDKVIEQSLRSGEIVQRLRSLVKKRKQQRALFNIHFSIRSAIQLISYQIRLKQIQVQTWNENNFTMVYADQIQIEQVLINLFKNAVEAMADSDSPRILTISTAAGQNNMIHISVKDTGLGISADLARRLFTPFTTTKKEGIGIGLSLSHSLVAASGGKMWHTPNPEGGAIFHLLLPAFQPQQDHADSNSCGGISF from the coding sequence ATGGACACCCCAACTGACCAGCAGATATCACAAACATCAACTCACTTCGATTCCAGTCCTGCAGCCCACAGCGAGACTCATAAAGGCCGCAAGCAGGAACCTTTCAAACACGGGCAGTCCGAAAAACAACTGCGACGATCATCACAACATACTCAGAATATACTGGACAGCCTGTTTGTCTTTGTAGGTATCTTTTCAAATGAGGGCATCCTGCTTGAAATAAAACATCCCCCTCTGGAAAGAGATCATCTCAATACATCAGAAATGATTGGAAAACCATTCTGGGACACAGACTGGTGGTCACATTCTTCCGAAGCACTTCAGACTCTCAAGCAGGCTCTGCTGAGATCTGCACAGGGTGAAGTCATCCGCTTCGATACAAAAGTCCGATTGTCCAAAACTCGAATGATGGACCTGGACTTTACATTTGAACCACTCTATGACGATGAAGGACAGCTCTGCCAGATTATCGGCTCTGCAGTGGATATTACTGACCGAATGCTAGCAGAAAAAACAGTTATCAGAAAGAGAGCGCAAGTTGAAGCCTTGTTACAGGTCAACCCTGATCTGCTCTTTCATATGAGTATCGACGGAACCATTGTCGGCGTTGAAAGTGGAAAACTGAAAAACTTTCTACTCCCGACAGACACACTGCATCAAATGCAGATGCGTGAACTGTTTCCGGAAGCGGTTGTCTCCCAGTTTGAGCTGGCGATTGACCAGGTAATCCAAACACAGAATGCTGCTGCGTTTGAGTATACATTGCAATCCGAGTTACGTACGCACTGGTTTCAGGTGAGATTACTGCCTTATCTACCGGAAGAAGTTCTGGTCGTCATCCAGGATATTTCCAGACTCAAGGAGTCAAAAATTGAAGTGAACCGCGTTCATACAAGATTGTACGAAGCACAGAGGCTAGCACACTTCGGCAGTTGGGAATGGGATCCGCAGAATAACAACCTCTGGTGGTCGGAAGAAGTCTTTCGTATTCTGGATTTGACGGAAACAGAACTGCAGCCAGATTACCATTCCTTTCTCCAGATCATCCACGAGGAAGATCGGGAGTTAGTCTCACGGGTTATCATCAACACGTTAAAGAACAATTTACCATTCAGTATCGAACACCGGATTATCAGGCCGAACGGTGAAATCCGCTACGTCCATCAACAGGCGGCCCTCAAGATGCTGCCAGAGCACACAACTCCGTTAATGTATGGCACGATTCAGGATATCACAAAAAAATATGCAACGCACCGTATGGCTCATGAATATCGGGACGAACTTGCTCATGTGTCCCGCCTCTCTGTGATGGGAGAACTTGCGGCGGGTCTTTCACATGAGTTAAATCAGCCTTTGACTGCGATCGCCAATTACAGCGCTGCTATAAAAAATCTACTGGAACGGGGAGAAGATGCTTCTGAAGTGATTGATAAAGTGATCGAGCAGTCCCTGCGTTCCGGTGAGATCGTCCAGCGATTGCGTTCATTGGTCAAAAAACGAAAGCAACAACGGGCTCTGTTTAACATTCACTTTAGTATCCGTAGCGCCATACAATTAATTAGCTACCAGATCCGATTAAAACAAATTCAGGTTCAAACCTGGAACGAAAATAATTTCACTATGGTTTATGCAGATCAGATCCAGATTGAACAGGTACTGATCAATCTGTTCAAGAATGCGGTAGAGGCCATGGCAGACAGTGATTCTCCCAGAATTTTGACGATTTCAACAGCTGCTGGCCAAAACAATATGATTCATATCTCCGTTAAAGATACTGGCCTCGGGATCTCTGCTGACCTTGCTCGCCGCTTGTTCACACCGTTTACCACAACCAAAAAAGAGGGCATTGGTATCGGGCTTTCGCTCAGTCACTCACTCGTCGCTGCTTCTGGAGGAAAAATGTGGCATACCCCCAATCCGGAAGGAGGTGCGATTTTCCATTTGTTACTACCCGCATTTCAGCCCCAGCAGGATCACGCCGACTCCAATTCTTGTGGCGGTATTTCTTTCTGA
- a CDS encoding response regulator codes for MKSRQTGYCKNHFCEQMLKFSNDVVLAMTEAGRILMASPSIESAWGWSTEESFGKNICDLLSEASCEPCLHCFSECVVSGNSVVCELVVKREDHSCNPYELALHPLEKSYEDVQFIGIFRDISERFKFQDQQTEYLERLKQTRRELKRKEFELKSALSMVEQANQAKSEFLTNMSHEIRTPMTAIVGYSEALKESSNRTEQHDLIEIIQRNGDHLLQVINDILDISKIELGRYEVRKEDCSPLKVLQEVMTAYQPKAAEKGLQLVANIQETIPVTIQSDAARLKQVLDNLVSNAIKFTDNGVIHVEIREITQSNFERLLQFNVADTGIGISQEILKRIYDPFTQADSSATRPYSGTGLGLTLTHKLVQLLGGKLSVQSTVNQGSVFSVTLNVGIQTSQIRQSGRRLDYSSKKTSSHTPPDVSGGRPSTGMRGRVLLVEDTLEIRRLFSFMLSKMGLEVVTASNGKQAIELFQEAESQEEPYDLILMDMQMPVMDGYEATRFLRSQNHQLPVIAITAHTLISDREKCLAAGCSDYLGKPVKYNVLSEMVSRYLNATLNLQKYS; via the coding sequence ATGAAATCCAGACAAACCGGTTATTGTAAAAATCACTTCTGTGAACAGATGCTGAAATTCAGTAATGATGTGGTTCTTGCAATGACCGAAGCTGGCCGTATTCTGATGGCGAGCCCTTCCATTGAATCTGCCTGGGGATGGAGCACAGAGGAGAGTTTCGGAAAGAACATTTGCGATCTGCTGAGTGAAGCGTCCTGTGAACCGTGCCTGCATTGTTTTTCAGAGTGTGTGGTCTCAGGGAACTCTGTCGTCTGTGAGCTTGTTGTCAAACGCGAAGACCACTCCTGCAATCCGTATGAATTGGCTCTTCATCCGCTTGAAAAATCATACGAAGACGTTCAATTCATCGGCATCTTCCGCGACATATCTGAACGATTTAAGTTTCAGGACCAGCAGACTGAATACCTGGAACGTCTGAAACAGACTCGACGGGAACTGAAACGAAAAGAATTTGAGCTCAAGTCAGCACTCAGCATGGTTGAACAGGCTAATCAGGCAAAGAGTGAATTCTTGACGAATATGAGTCATGAGATTCGTACACCGATGACAGCGATTGTTGGTTATTCCGAAGCATTAAAAGAGTCGTCAAATCGAACGGAGCAACATGATCTGATTGAAATCATTCAAAGAAATGGTGACCATCTTCTTCAGGTGATTAACGATATTCTGGATATTTCAAAAATTGAGCTGGGTCGGTATGAAGTGAGAAAAGAAGATTGTTCTCCTCTAAAAGTGCTGCAGGAAGTGATGACTGCTTATCAACCCAAAGCAGCTGAAAAGGGATTGCAGCTGGTTGCCAATATACAGGAGACGATTCCTGTCACAATTCAGTCTGATGCAGCACGGCTGAAGCAGGTCCTGGATAACCTGGTGAGTAATGCGATCAAATTTACGGATAATGGCGTTATTCATGTTGAGATAAGAGAGATTACTCAGTCGAATTTCGAGCGTCTGCTGCAGTTTAATGTTGCAGATACAGGAATTGGAATTTCACAGGAAATTCTGAAACGGATTTATGATCCTTTTACTCAGGCAGACAGTTCTGCGACGCGACCTTACAGTGGAACGGGGCTGGGGTTGACACTGACCCATAAGCTGGTGCAGTTACTGGGCGGAAAACTGTCTGTGCAATCAACGGTGAACCAGGGAAGTGTATTTTCTGTTACATTGAATGTCGGGATTCAAACTTCTCAGATTCGGCAATCAGGGAGACGGCTGGATTACAGTAGTAAAAAAACTTCTTCTCATACACCACCTGATGTCAGCGGGGGGAGACCTTCAACCGGTATGAGAGGCAGGGTGTTGCTGGTAGAAGATACACTGGAAATTCGCAGACTGTTCAGTTTTATGTTGTCAAAGATGGGGTTGGAAGTCGTGACTGCTTCTAATGGCAAACAAGCGATTGAGCTGTTTCAGGAGGCAGAAAGCCAGGAAGAGCCTTATGATCTGATCCTGATGGACATGCAGATGCCGGTCATGGATGGTTATGAAGCGACCCGCTTTCTCAGAAGTCAGAATCATCAGCTTCCTGTCATTGCGATTACCGCTCATACTCTGATTTCTGATCGGGAAAAATGTTTAGCTGCAGGTTGCAGTGACTATCTGGGAAAACCCGTCAAATATAATGTGCTATCAGAAATGGTCTCCCGTTACCTGAATGCCACGCTGAATTTACAGAAGTATTCCTGA